Proteins found in one Aquibium microcysteis genomic segment:
- a CDS encoding ABC transporter ATP-binding protein/permease, with product MEPAGPKGLGAQFAAMWMAMRTSPLRRAILLLYLGITGVIVATAGGQILLNRWNKPFYDSLERRDLDAFLVQLQVFAAIASLLLVLNVAQAWLNQMLHIKLREGLARDLIGAWMKPRRAFRLGHAGEIGVNPDQRMHEDARHLADLTADLSIGLMQATILLASFVGVLWAISTDITFSVAGHAVYIPGYMVWAAIVHAGLGSGLSWLAGRPLVRLNEERYAREAELRSSLMRINEHVDAISLAGGEADGKARLERDLETVLLATRRIMTAAVRLTWVTAGYGWITIVAPLVIASPLYFAGELTFGGLMMAAAAFNQVNGALRWFIDNIGGITDWRATLARIATFRSGVVAMDALHGAEASIRIEEGPGDGLEFENLSVNSSAGHLRLSAATAKVAVGGRLHVVGEPGGGKTLLFHAIAGLWPWGGGTIRLPKGRTVAFVPSHPFIPFATLTGALAYPGMAHPTEAEVGLALDRVGLQRLKGRYAETVRWDRELGDDDRRLLAFARVLLQKPDFIVVDDALDALEESARTRVLDALQSALPDAALVTIGTLASTDARLGPVVRIEFDPQR from the coding sequence ATGGAGCCTGCAGGCCCGAAAGGACTTGGCGCGCAGTTCGCGGCCATGTGGATGGCGATGCGGACCTCGCCGCTGCGGCGCGCCATCCTTCTGCTCTATCTCGGCATCACCGGCGTCATCGTCGCCACGGCCGGCGGCCAGATCCTCCTGAACCGCTGGAACAAGCCCTTCTACGATTCGCTCGAGCGCCGCGACCTCGACGCATTCCTCGTTCAGTTGCAGGTCTTCGCCGCCATCGCGAGCCTCCTTCTCGTCCTCAACGTGGCGCAGGCGTGGCTGAACCAGATGCTGCACATCAAGCTGCGCGAGGGCCTGGCGCGCGACCTGATCGGCGCGTGGATGAAACCCCGTCGCGCCTTCCGGCTGGGCCATGCGGGCGAGATCGGCGTCAATCCGGATCAGCGCATGCACGAGGATGCACGCCATCTCGCCGACCTCACCGCCGACCTGTCGATCGGGCTGATGCAGGCGACCATCCTGCTGGCGAGCTTCGTGGGCGTGCTCTGGGCGATCTCCACCGACATCACCTTCTCCGTGGCCGGTCATGCAGTCTACATTCCGGGCTACATGGTCTGGGCAGCCATCGTCCATGCCGGGCTGGGGTCCGGCCTGAGCTGGCTCGCCGGCCGCCCGCTCGTGCGTCTGAACGAGGAGCGCTACGCGCGCGAGGCCGAACTTCGCTCTTCGCTCATGCGCATCAACGAGCACGTGGACGCCATTTCGCTGGCCGGCGGCGAGGCAGACGGCAAGGCGCGGCTGGAGCGCGACCTCGAGACGGTGCTGCTCGCGACGCGCCGCATCATGACCGCCGCCGTGCGTCTCACCTGGGTGACGGCGGGCTACGGCTGGATCACCATCGTCGCGCCTCTGGTGATCGCGTCCCCTCTGTACTTCGCGGGAGAGCTCACCTTCGGCGGGCTGATGATGGCGGCGGCCGCCTTCAATCAGGTCAACGGCGCGCTGCGCTGGTTCATCGACAACATCGGCGGCATCACCGACTGGCGCGCGACGCTGGCGCGCATCGCGACCTTCCGCAGCGGTGTCGTCGCCATGGACGCCCTTCACGGCGCCGAAGCCAGCATCCGCATCGAGGAGGGGCCGGGCGACGGGCTCGAGTTCGAGAACCTGTCGGTGAACTCCTCCGCGGGCCACCTGCGCCTGTCGGCCGCGACCGCGAAGGTGGCCGTCGGCGGGAGGCTGCACGTCGTCGGCGAGCCCGGCGGAGGCAAGACCTTGCTGTTCCACGCGATCGCCGGCCTGTGGCCCTGGGGCGGCGGCACGATCCGCCTGCCGAAGGGCCGGACCGTGGCCTTCGTCCCCAGCCATCCGTTCATTCCCTTCGCAACGCTGACCGGCGCGCTCGCCTATCCGGGCATGGCGCATCCGACGGAGGCGGAGGTCGGGCTTGCGCTCGACCGCGTCGGCCTGCAGCGGCTGAAGGGGCGGTACGCCGAAACCGTGCGCTGGGACAGGGAACTGGGGGACGACGACCGCCGCCTGCTCGCGTTCGCGCGCGTGCTGCTGCAGAAGCCCGATTTCATCGTCGTCGATGACGCGCTCGATGCGCTGGAAGAGAGTGCCCGAACCCGCGTCCTCGACGCCCTGCAGTCGGCGTTGCCGGACGCGGCGCTCGTCACCATAGGGACCCTGGCATCGACGGATGCGAGGCTCGGCCCGGTCGTCCGGATCGAGTTCGATCCGCAGCGATAG